A window of the Deinococcus gobiensis I-0 genome harbors these coding sequences:
- a CDS encoding ParA family protein: MKTLGVVNQKGGVGKTTTAVNLGAYLAAGGKRVLLLDMDPQGNATSGLGLRGAAHGLYEALGEPARAAEFTLGTSQPGLDVLPATPDLAGAGVELADDPDALARLLASLSGYDLVLVDAPPSLGPLTVNVLAAADALLIPLQAEYYALEGLAGLMETVERVQGGLNPRLKVLGVILTMFDGRTNLAQEVETSVRQHFGELVFWSVVPRNVRLSEAPSFAKPINAFAPLSSGAAAYKRLSEEVMQRVEKI, translated from the coding sequence ATGAAGACCCTGGGCGTGGTGAATCAGAAAGGCGGCGTCGGCAAGACGACCACCGCCGTCAACCTGGGGGCCTATCTGGCCGCAGGCGGCAAGAGGGTGCTGCTGCTGGACATGGACCCACAGGGCAACGCGACCAGTGGCCTGGGCCTGCGCGGCGCCGCCCACGGCCTGTACGAGGCGCTGGGTGAACCGGCCCGCGCCGCCGAATTCACGCTGGGCACCAGCCAGCCGGGCCTGGACGTGCTGCCCGCCACCCCCGACCTCGCGGGCGCGGGCGTGGAACTGGCCGACGACCCCGACGCCCTGGCGCGGCTGCTCGCCAGCCTGAGCGGCTACGACCTCGTGCTCGTGGACGCGCCGCCCAGCCTGGGGCCCCTCACGGTGAACGTACTGGCGGCGGCCGACGCGCTGCTCATCCCGCTTCAGGCCGAGTATTACGCGCTGGAGGGCCTCGCGGGCCTGATGGAGACGGTCGAGCGGGTGCAGGGCGGCCTCAACCCCCGGCTGAAGGTGCTGGGCGTCATCCTGACGATGTTCGATGGACGCACCAACCTGGCGCAGGAAGTCGAGACTTCGGTGCGCCAGCACTTCGGAGAGCTGGTCTTCTGGTCGGTCGTGCCGCGCAACGTCCGGCTCTCGGAAGCGCCGAGCTTCGCCAAGCCGATCAACGCCTTCGCGCCACTCTCCAGCGGAGCCGCCGCCTACAAACGCCTGAGCGAGGAGGTGATGCAGCGTGTCGAAAAAATCTAG